AAATTGACTTCGGATGGTGACACCATTTGGTCAAGAAGTTACGGTGGATCACAATGGGATATTTGTAATAAGGTGCTGGCACTTTCAGACGGGGGCTTCGCGCTTTTTGGTCAAACGTACAGCTACGGTGCAGGAGATGGTGATTTTTATCTAGTAAGAACTGATACGGATGGCGACACCCTTTGGACGAAGACTTATGGTGGCGCTGGTTTGGAAAGTGGAGAGTCGATCTCGCTTACGGACGAAGGTGGATTTTATCTGACAGGCTATTCAGAAAGTTATGGAGCTGGTAAAAAAGACGCATATATCATAAAGACAGATGCAGTTGGAGATACTATTTGGACCAGAACATTTGGGAAAGGAGAAGATGAGTATGCTTATGGATCTTGCACAACAAATGACGGTGGAGTCGTAATTGTGGGAGGTAGCTTCAGCAATTCCCCTGACGAAGGTGATTTTATGGTCCACAAACGCAGTGCTTCAGGTGATTCTCTTAGGACCAGGATTGAGGATGGTAGCACGGACGAATACTGGCTTGATGTAATGGAAGATTTTTCAGGAAAATTACTGTTGGCAGGATATGTAGAAGATAGTGAAGTTGGTAAAGAGGATGTAAGAATCATGCGAATTGACCAGAATCTGAATTTTGATGGAATGGCAGCTTCGCGTGGTAGCGCAGAAAACGATAGAGCATTTGACATTAAAGAAACGTACGATAATGCTTACGTCATTGTCGGACTCACAAATGGTTTTTTGAATAGGTATGATGATGTGTACTTGTTTACTGCCGATCACCAAGGAGAGGTGGGCTCTCCTGAGTTGGGTGTGGATGAGATAGTGATTGATGGACAACAGTTTGATGTAATTGTTGCTCCAAATCCAATTTCAGATGGTTTCTC
The DNA window shown above is from Flavobacteriales bacterium and carries:
- a CDS encoding T9SS type A sorting domain-containing protein; its protein translation is MLRGLFLLSIYVFTGYGSVSAQVLFQRVYGGSGYDSGCEVIPTSDNGYLVAGTSGSFEEGMSSQILLIKTDLNGYVEWRKTYGGQYADVAKSMQETADGDLIIAGFQETTLNSYQFSALKLTSDGDTIWSRSYGGSQWDICNKVLALSDGGFALFGQTYSYGAGDGDFYLVRTDTDGDTLWTKTYGGAGLESGESISLTDEGGFYLTGYSESYGAGKKDAYIIKTDAVGDTIWTRTFGKGEDEYAYGSCTTNDGGVVIVGGSFSNSPDEGDFMVHKRSASGDSLRTRIEDGSTDEYWLDVMEDFSGKLLLAGYVEDSEVGKEDVRIMRIDQNLNFDGMAASRGSAENDRAFDIKETYDNAYVIVGLTNGFLNRYDDVYLFTADHQGEVGSPELGVDEIVIDGQQFDVIVAPNPISDGFSTLYITNFIGLRKLMKSELIVRFCNVHGQIVFEKRVESDVEKLNMHIPNGIYFYQLVSGNTILATGKAVKVN